One region of Astyanax mexicanus isolate ESR-SI-001 chromosome 15, AstMex3_surface, whole genome shotgun sequence genomic DNA includes:
- the LOC103025106 gene encoding transmembrane protein 100 — protein sequence MGCSSGRLPCQPPAPAQLPTLDPALDCSLAQDGVPSTPKSPENLSTLERLAQATGGTEKSWYRCVFPFGVISLVIGMAGTGVTFTFNTLLQTKVVSLVLLAVGLIMLLVAAACWRVHRAKRREKKEGGFFCSEQGTL from the coding sequence ATGGGCTGCTCATCCGGACGCCTGCCCTGCCAGCCGCCGGCCCCTGCACAGCTGCCCACTCTGGACCCTGCACTGGACTGCAGCCTGGCTCAGGATGGGGTACCATCTACACCTAAGAGCCCAGAGAATCTCTCCACTCTGGAACGGTTGGCCCAGGCCACTGGGGGCACGGAGAAGTCATGGTACCGCTGCGTATTTCCCTTTGGGGTCATCTCACTGGTGATTGGCATGGCAGGCACGGGCGTCACCTTTACCTTCAACACCCTGTTACAGACCAAGGTGGTGTCCCTGGTGCTGCTGGCTGTGGGACTGATCATGCTTCTGGTGGCAGCTGCCTGTTGGAGGGTCCACAGAGCCAAGAGGAGGGAGAAGAAAGAAGGTGGCTTCTTCTGCTCAGAGCAGGGCACCCTTTGA